A genomic segment from Leptolyngbya boryana PCC 6306 encodes:
- the lspA gene encoding signal peptidase II encodes MLRNRFFWIAAIAGLLLDRLTKLWVVKTMVLTIPPQETIVIPGILHWAYVINDGAAFGILSGSPILRWLSLLASVALMAWAWFGRRMLRWEQWGYGLVLSGALGNGIDRFVLGHVVDFIKVPFVYVPYPNPFPNFVWIQFPIFNLADVFINLGIICLLIGIYRTPDTPKNSN; translated from the coding sequence ATGCTGAGAAATCGTTTTTTCTGGATTGCCGCGATCGCAGGATTACTCCTTGATCGGTTGACGAAATTGTGGGTCGTGAAAACGATGGTATTGACCATTCCGCCCCAAGAAACGATCGTGATTCCAGGGATTTTACATTGGGCGTATGTGATCAATGATGGGGCAGCGTTTGGGATTTTATCGGGGAGTCCGATTCTGCGGTGGTTGTCACTGCTTGCCAGTGTCGCATTGATGGCGTGGGCGTGGTTTGGGCGGAGAATGCTGCGCTGGGAGCAATGGGGTTACGGATTGGTCTTGAGTGGAGCGCTCGGAAATGGCATAGATCGCTTTGTACTCGGGCATGTTGTCGATTTTATTAAAGTGCCATTCGTCTATGTTCCTTATCCCAACCCATTTCCGAACTTCGTTTGGATTCAGTTTCCAATTTTTAATCTAGCGGACGTTTTTATCAATCTGGGAATTATTTGTCTCCTGATTGGAATTTATCGCACTCCCGACACGCCCAAAAATTCTAATTAA
- a CDS encoding gluconeogenesis factor YvcK family protein produces the protein MTSNRFLKRAIRVSRSASQRLPNRANHWFKWLSPGLLVKRWMFISASGVLLILLGVGIWSRRTPVFHLTQLFGDLLELLTRLIPNYVSGPLVLGLGLLLVFWGQKRTVRSISEVLMSDRDEELVDVLINHRKLNRGAKVVTIGGGTGLSTLLRGLKVISANITAIVTVADDGGSSGRLRREIGVLPPGDIRNCIAALADEEKLLTELFQYRFKAGDGLVGHSFGNLFLTVLSDITGDFERAIAASSKVLAIRGHVLPATLSDVRLWAELADGRYIEGESNITEARGKIVRMGCKPANPPALPKALDAIDEADYIVIGPGSLYTSVIPNLLVPEIAEAISARQVPCIYVCNIMTQPGETDGYSVADHIQAIDRACGQRLFDSVLVQKTPPSAKALIRYAQEQSHPVDLDADAVTQLGRQIIRANIMIEDEETGYVRHDSRRLARVIYRWSERARQKW, from the coding sequence ATGACGAGCAACCGTTTTTTGAAACGAGCCATTCGCGTTTCGCGATCGGCATCACAACGGCTCCCCAATCGAGCCAATCACTGGTTTAAGTGGCTATCTCCGGGGTTACTGGTAAAGCGCTGGATGTTTATCAGTGCCAGCGGGGTGTTGTTGATTCTACTGGGAGTGGGAATTTGGAGCAGACGGACTCCGGTGTTTCATCTTACGCAGTTGTTCGGTGATTTGCTCGAATTGCTGACTCGCTTAATTCCGAATTATGTCAGTGGACCGCTCGTCCTGGGTTTGGGCTTGTTGCTGGTGTTTTGGGGACAAAAGCGCACCGTCCGCTCCATCAGTGAAGTTTTGATGAGCGATCGCGATGAAGAATTAGTCGATGTGTTGATTAATCATCGCAAATTAAACCGAGGCGCGAAAGTCGTTACAATCGGGGGCGGAACCGGGTTATCGACGCTGCTGCGGGGCTTAAAAGTGATCAGCGCCAATATTACCGCGATCGTGACTGTGGCAGATGATGGTGGATCTTCGGGGCGACTGAGACGAGAAATTGGTGTACTGCCACCCGGAGACATTCGCAACTGTATTGCAGCCTTAGCGGATGAAGAAAAACTTTTAACCGAATTATTTCAATATCGATTTAAAGCAGGCGACGGTTTAGTCGGGCATAGTTTTGGGAATTTGTTTTTAACCGTATTGAGTGATATCACCGGAGATTTTGAACGCGCGATCGCAGCCAGTTCTAAAGTTTTGGCGATTCGAGGACATGTGCTCCCTGCGACGTTGAGTGATGTCAGGCTTTGGGCAGAACTTGCTGATGGACGCTATATCGAAGGCGAATCGAACATTACAGAAGCGCGGGGAAAAATTGTCCGCATGGGCTGTAAGCCTGCCAATCCGCCTGCATTGCCGAAAGCTTTAGATGCGATCGATGAAGCGGATTATATTGTGATTGGACCAGGAAGCCTGTATACCAGCGTGATTCCAAACTTGCTCGTTCCAGAAATTGCAGAAGCGATTTCCGCTCGACAAGTGCCTTGCATATATGTGTGCAATATCATGACGCAGCCTGGCGAAACCGATGGCTATTCGGTCGCGGATCATATTCAGGCAATTGATCGCGCGTGTGGACAAAGATTATTCGATTCGGTGCTGGTTCAGAAAACGCCACCTTCTGCCAAAGCCTTGATTCGATATGCTCAAGAACAGTCTCATCCGGTGGATCTCGATGCGGATGCGGTGACGCAGTTAGGTCGGCAAATCATTCGTGCCAATATTATGATCGAAGATGAAGAGACGGGCTATGTCCGCCATGATTCGCGGCGCTTAGCACGGGTGATTTATCGATGGTCGGAACGGGCACGGCAAAAATGGTAA
- a CDS encoding NAD(P)/FAD-dependent oxidoreductase: protein MSQTPAKICILGGGFGGLYTALRLSNLPWGRNEQPEITLVDARDRFVFSPLLYELVTGELQSWEVAPPYEELLEDTTIRFRQTAVADINTDTKQVRLADGGLLDYDLLVLAMGGETPMDRVPGAAEFAIPFRTISDAYQLADRLRQLEASDTDKIRVAVVGAGYSGIELACKLADKLGDRGRVRVIEVGDQILRSSSTHNRDAAAKALEERGVWTDLETSVESVGAGSISLLYKGVVDTIPVDLVLWTIGTRMNEVVKNLPLKQNERGQILVTSTLQVVDHPEIFAIGDLADCKDADGQQVPATAQAAFQQSDYTGWNLWASLSDRPLLPFRYQYFGEMMTLGIHDATLTGLGIQLEGTAAHLIRRLAYLNRMPTLKHQLRVGFNWITRPIISAIAQMGE from the coding sequence ATGTCTCAGACTCCTGCAAAAATCTGCATTCTCGGTGGTGGCTTCGGAGGCTTGTACACCGCACTTCGACTCAGTAACCTTCCTTGGGGAAGAAACGAGCAGCCCGAAATTACGTTAGTCGATGCGCGCGATCGCTTTGTCTTTTCGCCGTTGCTGTATGAATTAGTCACCGGAGAACTGCAATCTTGGGAAGTTGCTCCGCCTTACGAAGAATTGCTCGAAGACACAACGATCCGATTTCGCCAAACGGCGGTTGCAGATATTAATACCGACACGAAACAAGTCCGACTCGCAGATGGTGGACTGCTCGATTACGATCTCTTAGTGCTGGCGATGGGCGGCGAAACTCCGATGGACAGGGTTCCAGGAGCCGCAGAATTTGCCATTCCTTTTAGAACGATCTCGGATGCCTATCAACTCGCAGATCGGCTCCGTCAGTTAGAAGCATCTGATACCGATAAGATTCGAGTTGCAGTCGTTGGAGCCGGGTATAGCGGGATTGAACTGGCTTGTAAACTCGCGGATAAGTTAGGCGATCGCGGTCGAGTACGCGTGATCGAAGTCGGAGATCAGATTTTGCGATCGTCGTCTACGCATAACCGCGATGCTGCCGCAAAAGCCCTCGAAGAACGCGGAGTCTGGACAGATTTAGAAACCTCGGTTGAATCGGTTGGTGCTGGAAGTATTTCACTGCTGTACAAAGGGGTCGTTGATACGATTCCAGTCGATTTGGTGCTGTGGACAATCGGGACGCGCATGAATGAAGTCGTCAAGAATTTGCCACTGAAACAAAATGAGCGCGGTCAGATTCTCGTCACTTCGACATTGCAAGTTGTGGATCATCCTGAGATTTTTGCTATTGGCGACTTAGCAGATTGCAAGGATGCCGATGGTCAGCAAGTGCCTGCCACTGCACAAGCTGCCTTTCAGCAGTCTGACTATACTGGATGGAATCTTTGGGCATCGTTGAGCGATCGCCCATTACTGCCATTTCGGTATCAATATTTTGGCGAAATGATGACTTTAGGCATTCATGACGCAACTTTAACCGGGCTTGGCATTCAATTAGAAGGCACTGCGGCTCACTTAATCCGCCGTTTAGCGTATTTAAATCGGATGCCTACTTTAAAGCATCAACTCCGTGTAGGATTCAACTGGATCACTCGCCCAATTATTTCCGCGATCGCGCAAATGGGTGAATAA
- a CDS encoding bifunctional alanine racemase/tRNA (adenosine(37)-N6)-threonylcarbamoyltransferase complex ATPase subunit type 1 TsaE gives MVIELQDAAATRSLGIQLGQVLPAGTVLLLQGDLGSGKTSLVQGIGEGLGIRDAIESPTFTLINEYLTGRIPLYHFDLYRLEPEQTATLYPEIYWEGIEVEPGICAIEWAERLAFKPDSYLEIVLTYQDEGRKVEIQAIKDAVIPELRIRT, from the coding sequence ATGGTAATTGAACTCCAAGATGCAGCAGCAACGCGATCACTCGGCATTCAACTCGGTCAAGTTTTACCCGCAGGCACAGTTTTACTGCTGCAAGGCGATTTAGGCAGTGGTAAGACTTCTTTAGTGCAGGGAATTGGGGAAGGCTTGGGAATTCGAGATGCGATCGAGTCTCCAACCTTTACGCTGATCAATGAGTATTTAACCGGACGAATTCCGCTCTATCACTTTGATTTGTACCGATTAGAGCCAGAGCAAACGGCAACGCTTTATCCTGAGATCTATTGGGAAGGCATTGAAGTGGAGCCGGGAATTTGCGCGATCGAATGGGCAGAGCGGTTAGCATTTAAGCCAGATTCCTACCTTGAGATAGTTCTGACCTATCAAGACGAAGGACGCAAGGTAGAAATTCAGGCGATCAAGGATGCGGTGATTCCAGAATTGAGAATCCGAACTTAG